The following is a genomic window from Strongyloides ratti genome assembly S_ratti_ED321, chromosome : 1.
ATAACAAATACTAAAGTTGAGGAAAATGACACGACAACCTTTCCCGTTGGTATAACAAAGAATTTAAAGTTTGAACTTCCTAATCCATTGTCaaaaaatcaacaaaaaaaacaagCTCGTAGGGAAAAATACTTAGAAAAacgaaaagaaaaaagagcTTTAGAGAAACAGCGTAGAAAAGAAAGACACCAAAAAATGCGTGAAAATAACATTCCAATTCCttctagaaaaaattttaaaaaaatggcTGATAGTAACTGTAAAATTCGTGTAGCTATTGATATGTCATTTGATGAATATATGTCtgatgtaaatataaaagctACAGTAAACCAGCTACAATTTTGTTATGGTTATAATAGAAGAGCAGAAAATCCAATGCAACTTTATATTGTTGGATTAAATGGTAGAGGAAAcgaagaatttttaaaacaaagtGACAACAATTCTTGGGATGTTCATACAACGTCTAAAACACTAACGGAGATGTTTTCTAAAGATGAATTGGTATATTTAACTGCTGATTCAGAAAACGATCTGGATGATATTGAAGATGACAAAGTTTATGTAATTGGAGGATTGTTAGATCATAATTCATGCCCAAAACTTACATTGGAacttgcaaaaaaaaatggaataAGGCATGCAAAATTACCAATTGGAAATTACATGCGTTTAAAGACAAGAAGtgtattaacaataaatcaagtttatgatattattttaaagtatactGAAACAAAAAGTTGGGAAGATGCTTTTTTTAAGGTTATACCAATCAGAAAAGGCATTGAAAAAATTGACAATGTTGacgtagaaaaaaaaagcagTGTAAATGTTTccttataaaaactttattttatgtaaaataaaatatctaataAAATCTACTTACTAATACCGTGGAGAAGTGTGTACTCTtgctttttaattttatattttctagttatattttcttaaaatgtCAGCATCTGCAACAACTGTGGTAAATCCTTCTCAACTTCTACCATTAGAATTAGTTGATAAATGTATTGGAAATAAATTATGGATTATTATGAAGGGTAagatatatacttttttttaacaaatttttattttacttctaataatttttataggtGACAAAGAATTTGTTGGCACCTTGGTTGGATTTGACGACTATGTTAATATGGTTTTAGAAGATGTTACAGAATACGAAAATACACCAGAAGGAAAAAGAATTACAAAATTAGATCAAATTTTACTCAGTGGTAATCATA
Proteins encoded in this region:
- a CDS encoding tRNA methyltransferase 10 homolog A; protein product: MMEEITNTKVEENDTTTFPVGITKNLKFELPNPLSKNQQKKQARREKYLEKRKEKRALEKQRRKERHQKMRENNIPIPSRKNFKKMADSNCKIRVAIDMSFDEYMSDVNIKATVNQLQFCYGYNRRAENPMQLYIVGLNGRGNEEFLKQSDNNSWDVHTTSKTLTEMFSKDELVYLTADSENDLDDIEDDKVYVIGGLLDHNSCPKLTLELAKKNGIRHAKLPIGNYMRLKTRSVLTINQVYDIILKYTETKSWEDAFFKVIPIRKGIEKIDNVDLYFLKMSASATTVVNPSQLLPLELVDKCIGNKLWIIMKGDKEFVGTLVGFDDYVNMVLEDVTEYENTPEGKRITKLDQILLSGNHITMLVPGGEGPEL